In the genome of Arachis stenosperma cultivar V10309 chromosome 6, arast.V10309.gnm1.PFL2, whole genome shotgun sequence, the window CGTATCTTCCACCGGTTCAATCACCTTCTTTTGCGGCTGATTTAGACCAAACGGAGGTTGTTGGTTCTGTCCCTTTGGAGCATGCAGCAGTCATTGAGCCTCCCAACGTTGTGGGCACCGGTGGTGGCCTCGTGCCTCATATCGAAGAATTTGGTGGACCTGATCAAGTAGAGAATGCAATGCGTGACGATGAGTCTGACCAGGAGCCTGTTCATATCGATGGTGACAGCGACGAAAACACAGGCGGCAATCCACATGCGCAGCATCGGCCTTCAAGTTCTGGTTCTCATCAATACCCTCCACACTTCTCCACACTAAACTTGGAAGCTCTTGGTCAACAGGAAGACAGTGGTAACAGAGTGGGTAGATCTTCTACAGAATTTGAGATTGGGCAATCGTTCCAGAGTAAAGATGAAGCTGTGCTCAGTGTGAAGGACTATAGCATCCGGCGAGGTGTTGAGTACAGAGTCATCGAATCGGATCATTTGAAGTATCATGGAAAATGCAAGGAATTCGGCAAGGGTTGTACTTGGTTGATTCGTGTAGCGCTTCGTGCACGAAAGGGAACTTGGGAGGTTAGGAGGTACAACGGGCCACACACGTGCCTCGCAACTTCTATTTCAAGTGATCACCGTCAGCTGGATTATAACGTTATATGTGCGAGGATTCTTCCTATGGTTAGGACGGATGCTGCGGTTACGGTAAAGGTACTTCAACAAGCGACAGAAGCTGATTACGGATTCAGGCCTAGTTACAGGAAGGTTTAGATGGCTAAGCAGAAGGCAGTGGCACAAATATATGGAGATTGGGAAGAGTCTTACGCGGAGTTGCCCCGTTGGATGCTAGGGATCCAGGCGACAATGCCGGGAACAATCACGGTGCTGAAGACGTCTCCTGTTCAGATTGGTGGTGGAGTTGATGAGTCAACGGTGTACTTTCACCGACTTTTCTGGACATTTCCACCCTGTATCGAGGCATTCCAGCATTGCAAGCCACTCGTCAGTATTGATGGTACCCACTTGTATGGGAAGTATGGAGGGACGCTGCTGTTGGCGATAGCTCAGGACGGAAACTCGAACATCCTGCCGATAGCATTTGCCCTTGTGGAAGGGGAAAATGCAGAGTCGTGGTCATTCTTCTTGTCCAATCTCCGAGAGCATGTGACTCCTCAGGAGGGTATCCTTGTTATCTCAAACAGGCATAATGGGATCAAGGCAGCGCTCGAGGCACCTGAGACTGGATGGCTGCCTCCTCGTGCATTCCGGGCCTACTGTATAAGGCATGTGGCAGCGAATTTCGCCCTAACGTTCAAAGGTAAGGACTCAAGGCGGTTACTGGTCAATGCTGCCTACGCCAAGACTGAGGCAGAGTTTTACTACTGGTTCGACATCATGCGGACTGAGAATCCAGCAATGTGTGACTGGGCCAACCGTATGGAGTATGACAAATGGACCCAACATGAGGATGCTGGTCGACGGTTCGGTCACATGACCACAAACATCAGTGAATGTGTGAACTCCGTGCTAAAGGGAACTCGCAACCTGCCGGTCACATCGTTGGTTAAGTCAACTTACGGGAGGCTTGCTCAGCTATTTGTGGTCCGGGGACAGACAGCAGAGGCACAACTCGGATCCGGCCATGAATTCTGTCAGGCATTGGTCAAGGCTATTGGTCAGAACCTAAGAGACTCTAGGTGCTTCACTGTGCCTATAATGGGTCTGATCATCATCCCTAAGCATGTCAGCTATATCTCTGTAAAACTCGGACTCAGTAACAGGATCAGCAATGTCCACCCCAACAGCCGCGGTAGTAAACTCGGCAAAACCATATGGGCTCACGTTCCCAAACAGCTGTGAGCTAGAACCCACGTCGAACGTCGGCTGATCCATAGCTGATGCTGATCCAACTACATCCTCAGCGGCCACGTGACCAGTGCCGCCGCCCTGCTCGGATGGTCCTCCATCAGGCGCACCTCGACGGTCAGGCCGCGCAGGTGGCCGTCTGCCTCTACGTCGAGGAACACGGTAGTCCACTGGATCCCCAGCCTCAGCTCCAGGAACGTCCTGCTCCAATCGATTGACAAACTTTCTCCACTCGCGATCGGTGGTCCGGGTCCCAATACGGCGACGCCGATCGACTCGTCTGTTATCTGGTCTGTCATAAACGTGCACTCTAGGAGGTGCCTGGGACGACCCTCTGTGACGCGCCTCCTCAGTCAACACAATCGGTCTCGGATCCTGAAATGCTACATCTGGGGATAGGAACCTGTGCGCCACACGGCACCACCACTCTAGGTAATCTGCTGATGGACCAGGGTCGAGGACTCGATCGACCCATATGACTGACTGATGCCTGTTCTCCCAAAACTGGTGCCACTCCTGATAATATGTAGGAAACCACCGGTCCCCACCCCTACCATCCTTCGCATGTAGCCAATCTATGTTCAGAGCTACATCTGGGAGATGCTGAACACCGCCGAACTGGGGTAGAACCCTATCCACCTGGTGCCACTCGATCGCAGCAAAATATATCAGGCTAGTGACGGCCGTCCATAGCCGTCGGTGCTCGTCAGCTAGTATCTCCGGATGAATAACAGCAGCAACATCAGCAGAAGAATAAGGCTCCCACACAAACTGCATAGAAACAGTAAGACTTTCATGAGGCAGTGGCATGTAAGAAAAACTAGTACAACTATCAGTAATAAATAAATCACTCACATCGTGGACACGCAATCGATCAAGTGCAAGGCGTGCGGAAACTAATCTCTGTGCCCCTGCATCGTTCCTCGGAACAAACTCGGCCCACCTACAATTTAAATTGAAATGATGTCAAAACAAACCATAACACATGCATTTTTTACAATTTATGAACGCATATTTTTAAACCATACCTAGAAACAAGCGGAAAACCGAACCGGTCAAAACCAGTGGGCCTCAAAGTGGGAaacctccagaaaatccaagACTGTAGTAGCTGTAGCGGCCCAGCCAAGTTAACGACGTTTCTGTTTGTACCACGACAAAGACACCTATACAACCAGGCTAGTGCAGCGGAGCCCCAGCTATATCTGCCCAAGTCATCCAATGATGCCAAATAAGGCAACCAGCGAAGGTGTACCCTGTTTGCATTCTTGTCCGCAAACAGCTGAGACGACAACAGCATCAGGATATAAACGCGTGCGTATACACGCACGGTCTCATCAGTAGCATCTGCAGGGAGAACTCGGAACCTCTCGTGGAACCATGTGTAGCACACTGTCATCTGCTTCACTTTACTCTGTGGAGGTAACTCCCCGAACAACTCCCGGAACCACACCCATGCTGGTCTACCGTGTTCCATCAGATTCTCAAACTCAGTCAAGCACCCACTAACGGGTGCACCATCAATCGGCAAACCCAGCTGATACGCAACATCCTGTAAAGTAATGGTGCACTCACCAAACGGCATATGGAACGTGTGGGTCTCCGGACGCCACCGCTCAATAAATGCGCTAAGCAGAGACTCATCAACCCAGAACCATTGACTGTTTAGCCTACCAAGATGATACAAGCCCGCAGTCTCCAGATACGGTATAATCCGGTCATGTAAGGGCATATTCTGCTGCCGCCTAACGGCGGTAATAACCCTACTAGGCTGCAAAATGTCGGTAACAAAATCCCTTAACATACAACCATTACAAACAACAACAAACATAATTTTCGTAGAATTTATTAGACTGCTCACATTAAATTCATTGATTCTCTTATTGTGTATTAAATACTGAAGCTAAGAAAACTATGCACTCATTACAACAAATTAACAATATAAATACAGAAAAAATAtctttgaataaaatattaatatttataataaaatattgtaCAAAAATACTATTAACCACACTAAGAAGATAAATAAGCATAATAAAATATGCATTACTAACAGTACCGATAATAAcattaatatttatgtaaataatattaatcagaatcacaaaacaaataaacgtaataaaatatttttactagCAATATTCCTAATAATATCAATTGCTATAttagaattaaatttaataacaataataataacaataacagtAACTAACCTCTTCGTCGATATATCCTGCCACGTGAGCGATGTCATTTAGTCGGTACAATCGATCCTCATCCTCTATTGGCCCCACCACCCACTTCTCCTTCACACCTCCAAACTTTTTCCAAATTCTCTCTACAACCCACCAACCTCCTATCTTTCCTGATGTGCCTAATGAATCCGTCCCTGCCTTCAGCGGATTACTTATATATGTAGACACACGTAAACCGCGGTGGATTACCGGGTTTTACGTTCAACAATATTtcctcataaaccgtggtgactccCCACGGTTTATGCACGCCAATTTCTCTTCGTAAACCGTGATGACCTACCACGGTTTACATATAAATACATTTGCTCCTAAtccgtggtgacctcccacAGTTTATGCATGTTTAGAAACCGTGGTAGGTTGCCACAGTTTACATATAAATCCGGTTTTGCACATAAACATAACAACAAACAGATTTGCACATTTAGATAAACAACTCTCCCattctatttatttaagtaaattgcCCTTATAATAACAAGGtgattaattataaattagCACATATAAAGGGGTGGCATGGGCATAACTTTATCTCCCATTTCCAATCTGAATTGTTTTAtatttctttctctctcttgtGATCATAAGTGTGTCATTAAACAGCCTAGTTTTTGTCTTTTTCTAATTCTTTCTTCATTTGATGGAATGTATTTTGTCCATATTCGCTTCAATAGTGACGTAAGACAAGGGAACGGAAACGAAAGCTGTtctccttatttatttatttatttataaacaaCGTACTTTATGTaacattaaatttatttaagCGACTCTAATTAACATTACCATTAAGATTTAATTTGTATACACAGTTTTATCCTAAAAAGTTCTACGTAGATATTGAATTAtctatattatattaataaaaaagttaaacaCTATTATTGAATGTTTAAAAAGCTATAAAAATATAAGTATCAAATTAGATAACAATTAAattcatcatatatatatatacttatccgtgttaaaaaaatttacatccAAACCTAACTAATTAAACATATTTTCACATCGTTAAAAGTtataggttttttttttataaaaagaatttACTTTTGACAAAATGTGTAAATTCTTTTTATGTCTCGAATTCAGTGTATCCGActtatatgtatatttattttatatgtattgCGTCTAAAATgtatattagattttaaatttgtaaataatataaaaattacatattgataaataaaaatgtattttatttataaataaaaaatcctacTTTTGCCTAGATACTAGATAGAAGAGCACTAAATAAACACACGATTAGTAGTGCATTCATCAAAACTAAAATCTAATGGATTATTTGTACATTTTTTCCTTCAAAGTTCAAAAAGATGTTCTCATTGAACATTATTTTGTTTGCACAAGTACTTATTAAATATGCATTATTTTTGCTGTTGAGATGAcatattagaattttttttttatgtgtgAGTAAATAAT includes:
- the LOC130933790 gene encoding uncharacterized protein LOC130933790, coding for MAKQKAVAQIYGDWEESYAELPRWMLGIQATMPGTITVLKTSPVQIGGGVDESTVYFHRLFWTFPPCIEAFQHCKPLVSIDGTHLYGKYGGTLLLAIAQDGNSNILPIAFALVEGENAESWSFFLSNLREHVTPQEGILVISNRHNGIKAALEAPETGWLPPRAFRAYCIRHVAANFALTFKGKDSRRLLVNAAYAKTEAEFYYWFDIMRTENPAMCDWANRMEYDKWTQHEDAGRRFGHMTTNISECVNSVLKGTRNLPVTSQQRHNSDPAMNSVRHWSRLLVRT
- the LOC130933789 gene encoding uncharacterized protein LOC130933789; the encoded protein is MSLSDLKNSILEKLGMLGCKWVKKLFYKIPMAVVSTGVQYETFAVKADEDIRVLFYCVRSFPEIRIHELFAKLEVGVDSSGASAPVPCPASAGGASSSMPAVRPYLPPVQSPSFAADLDQTEVVGSVPLEHAAVIEPPNVVGTGGGLVPHIEEFGGPDQVENAMRDDESDQEPVHIDGDSDENTGGNPHAQHRPSSSGSHQYPPHFSTLNLEALGQQEDSGNRVGRSSTEFEIGQSFQSKDEAVLSVKDYSIRRGVEYRVIESDHLKYHGKCKEFGKGCTWLIRVALRARKGTWEVRRYNGPHTCLATSISSDHRQLDYNVICARILPMVRTDAAVTVKVLQQATEADYGFRPSYRKV